The Hippoglossus hippoglossus isolate fHipHip1 chromosome 10, fHipHip1.pri, whole genome shotgun sequence DNA segment CAGAAACTTTAATAATCTTTCAAGTTTAAATAAGTCAAATCTGTCGTTGCCATGATCTGCCAAATAGTTGGCAAAGTTACATGCTCGAATGTAGATCTGCAAAAATCCAGTAGCTTTCCTATGTGGACAAAATGCATGCATATTTTGCAATCAGGTTTAAAAGATTATCTTCCATTTGTACAGGACCTTACAATTTGACTTATAAGAGTATGGATAGCCTTTATACAATAAAACTATCATACTTCACATCAAAGTAACAAACTACACTTTTTACTTCATTCAAGGGTATTTAAGAAATCTCACCCTCACAAATGCGGTCAAGTCTCTGCCGCTtgacctgtttgtgtttgtccatcAGCGCCATAGACAACGCAGTCCGAACCTGGGACAGAGAACTGATCCAAGTGCGATGGGGCCCCTCGAGTGACGACCGCTTAGATTCACCTGCACACAAATGGGATAagtcaggaaagaaaaaaaagaaaactgaactgaatgaCTTCTGTTGAATTAGGAGctgtggtgaaaaaaaatacaattagaCCCATAAACAGAATTAAGGGTGTTAAATATTAACATGGACTTTTTGCGGTTTACCCGGGACAAATAGATGTGGTTGGTTTTAGGTGTAATATATATTTCCAAATTCCAGGCTGAACATGAACCATTGATCCCCCCCTAAAACTAATTTGAGATAATTAAATTCAGATATTTGTGACAGGGACACTCACCTTTAGATTAATCTTCCTTGTGCCGGTCAGGTTGACAACTTAGTTTACACTGTAAGCAGAGAAAAAGTAGACATGTGATAATGTCATGAAGTTTGTATCACTGCAGGTGGTCTTTCAGCGGCACGTTAACTCCATGTTAGCGCATCTGACAACGATTTCAAACACGATGTCgttaaaatgtgaaaagtcACTGGAGCTCCTCACTAGTTCAAAGTGACCTGACGCCTTGTTactttaatgttgttttctaTTTAGCATGCTATATGTGGTTGGccattattgttttttgtttacctTTGCAGTCTACGTCGCGTTAGCTCGTTAGCTTGgaagaagcacacacacacttaaagttGAGTACGAGTTTGTTTCGGACGACAACTTCGCGGTGGAAACATCTCAGAGCCCCTCGCTAAGCCCACCTACCGTTAACTAACTAGCCTGAGGTGCTAGCTAGCCCTTTTCTCAGCTACCGAGAATAGCCGGGACTCTTGCAATGAATGGCGGACAGTTATCTCCTCAATTCAAACACTTCTTAAGTAGTTCACGCCAGTTAGCACATTCAACACACTTAATCCGCTCGCTCCGGTGTAGAGATTTAGATAATGCTAGCTGTTCAATCGCGATTCGGGCTAATGCTAACTAAGTACATAGCACGACGATAGCTAGCCGATGTTGGCTAGCTAtcccaaacacaaacatttaaggACTTTAAGTAGCTCGCATTTGGACGGAGGCGCTAATTATTACCAGCCCTCGCACATACACAGTAGTCGGCGTTGATTGACTGCCACTAACTTGCGAGGTGTGTCAAAATGGACCATCCGCACAGCTACACATATCAGGCGTTTGCAGTGCTGCTAACGCTAGCTAGCCAGCGCCGTTAAGTAACGTGCCGCCGTGTGTGTGGGGAGATGCGGGCGGAGGGGGAGCCCATTCCGTCCGATTTGTTATCAGCGAGTGGCGCTACAACGTGAAATATCTGATCCGGAGCGTGTTTGGATTAATTCAGCGGGGGGCGGCGGATCGCCCGCGTGGCTGCATCCGAACGGCGCCGCTTTGAAAGCCAGTGAGCGAAACATGCGAGAAATAGTCGATTATTTACCCCGAATCAACTCTTTCAAGAGTGCCGAGACAGTGTGCGTGCGTCGGTGGTGTTCCCCTTCTCCCGATCGCCATGAAATTAGACAAAAGAGGAAGTGGCTCgtcggtggtggtggtgggggggcaggcGGCCTGTGAAAGAGCATCGCTGACCTGGAAGGAGCGCCCTCATCTCCCACGGCGGAACGGTTCTCTCGATCCGACGTGCAACTTTACCGaccaaactttttaaaaaccccGCATGTGCGATCATCAAAAACTTTTCCGCCAGCGAACTTTAACTTTACCCTCTATTCACCTTATCCAGTATCCAACTATTTAACAGCATTCCTCTGTTGCAGACAGATATAACTCCGCTTAATAAGCAGGTGTGAGATACtcattttatattaaacataaaaTCTACACATAAAAAGTTGCACTTTAAGTCAGAACGGACTGAATATTATCTAATTTGGCCCAGTACAGCACTGGAATCAGCCACTAGAGGTCACACAAGAATCTTAACAATCCCATGCATTGCTCTTTCATTGCACTACATGGATTTGCTATAATAAATAAAGGACAAGACAATTTttcggaaaaaaaaaaatatcattctctattaaagtttatttgtacatAAATTGTGCAACGGGAATATTAccatctgaaaacacaagaaaggTCGTTTCTGAAAGGCCACCAAGTCATTTGCATCACTCCCACCTTTGTCACATTCACTCAGAATTAGCTCGACATTGTGTACTCACTCTAACCACTGTGCAGTACATTTCATTGTGCCCTGTTTAAGTCCAGCTGCAGCATCCATCCAGTTATTCAAATGGCGATTATAGTGCATGTACCACCAGTTCAAAAATATCTGAATCAGCGCAAATGGAGTTTGCAATAATGTCTGGCTGTGAGAGAGAAGACCAGAGTCCCAAGAACTCAGTGTTTAAAGCTTAAGGCAATGTTCAGTTTACAGTATCATCAGTATGACTGCTGACATTGTGCTAatgtccaaacaaacaaacgcaaaAAAGGGGGAGGCATCCTTTCTCCTATCAGAAGAAAACCTTCCCTTCCATGATGTAGAGGTGCTCCAAAAGGACAAATCAATGACAGAACAGCAgtaaaagcagatttttttttcccagggtCTATGAGAGATTTGAGGGACTGCAGCAAGATCTTGGATTATATCCTGTTCAACCTACCAGAGAGCATTTATATATGGACATAATTCCTATATTTGGGCTACTTgcatattatttttaattacacaGGGTATAATTAGGTTCTGCTTTACTTTATGTCCAAATTCAGAGAGCCACACACATAAGCATCTGATGACAGACCAATGCTCAATAACAATCCCAAGCAATCTGTCTTTAGTGTGTGACTTATGAGCAAATGAGAAGAATGTTGTGCTTAACGCAATATATGTTATTCGATAAGGATATGCAGGGATATCAAGATGCTTACCAACAGTTAAGGCTAATTCAAGACTTTTATCAATATGAAATATTAGCCAAAAGTCTGTAAGCATGAAAACTCACTTATTTGTTCATGCACATTTCCGTATGGAGTGTTGAAAAGGCAGGCACTGgcatttttgtgaaatgtttaacAGTGAACTAGTTCCAAGTGTTACAATCATTACATTGTAATTTGATATTGACGGTAATTGCTCAGGTCAAACTCTGGATGAAAGCCTTATGAGGTCAGCACTTTCCCAAGGATTCTGCCCAAAAAGCACGCAAAGCCTACTGGTGTGCTTAACATGGTTATGGAGGCTCTAATTACACTAGGAGAACCAACAAGTGGTCAGTTTTCTTCTATAAGGTTCAAATCCAGTTCTGTGCAGTCCCTCTCAAAAACAATCTTTTGTCCTCCATCTATTAAggtcctttttcttttatcttcttcctcctcctcctcctcatcttcttcacttTCACTTAGTGGCCCGATGCTGCCTCGTCCCAGGAACTCTGCAGGGGAGAAGGCTGAGCACTGCTCTGCCTGGGAAGACACTGGAATTAGACAGCCATCTGTAGCACATGCAAGGCTCTCACGATTACCAATCTACACAGGAGAAAGAAGTGTCATGAGTATCATGTGACAATTCTACCATTAAACCAGGTTTTATATGCATCTTATTAATGATGCCAACACTCTGAAATATGGAGAGATGATGGCATAGGAGCAAAGGTTTAACTGTGTTGAGCCAGAGTTGTGGGAGATACGATGCAGCCAGAAAAAGAGTGCACGAGTGAATCAAGGCCTGCGGATTActtaaactgttttcagatatgacctccgggtaaaatctaTAGAATTCGCTACAGAGTTGACctagagtttgcctttcacatatgcacaacgcagcaggagttTTTCTGcgcagacacgttcacaacagcaacaaatcctctgcattattcaggcgagaggtggagcagctgggtgcagcagacagaggcaggaagtgtctgtttgttgacaccatcatcagctcttatcacctcAAACTCTCTTGaaatcttcatcagtgtcttctatgtgtatgacactgctttttcaagtggagatatttgttttatctttgttgttttaatttatgagactgtcatgtgttagaagccccccccccactcgccctcagtgaatccagcgggggatcccctgctgtgttcacacattgacGTCTCCTGGATTTCgacagactttatactaggaggtcaggcAGATAGTCTCAcccggacatttgcgttcacacatgcaccaccTCTGGATAAAATATGGAGGAACTGCAGCatccagtgcatgtctgaaagcagcaacTACGTGTGCACCAACGACTGCTAGAACCTACCTACCGTGACAGCCATTGCACGGTCTTGCTCACCTGTGTCATCTTGCTGAAGTTAAGGCCTGGCCTGGGGCAGGGGAGAACATCTGCGTCATGGCGCCTCTTTAAGCGTGGTTTGCGCATGTCACAGGGCTGAGAGTGGCATCGTGGCAGCGCTGGATGCAGGTCACGCCTACAGGAGGATGGTGTACTGCAGGCTGAAGTGGGAGATGGAGACAGGGCTTGGTGCTCCATGCCAGAACAGCCATATGTTAGAGCAGAAGCAGGGGAGGGCTCGGGCGGCAGGAGTACAACAGAGGTGTCCTGAATGTGcacaggggagagggagaagcgGCGCTGCAGCATTAAGTGAGAAATCAGGGGGGCCggtgaagaggagcaggaggatggAGTAGCAAAGGAGGCAGAGCAGGCTCCTTTCAGTGTGTCACAGGGGTCCCATGGGAAGCTCCATGGTAGTGGGGAGTCAGAGGAGAGTGCTAAGCTAAAGAAGGTAGGGCTAGAAGATGAGTgtacagaggaagaggaactgGGACCACAAAGTAGCAAAGAGCTGGCTCCAGAGCCAGAACTAGATGCTCCTCCACTTGGGCAGCCACGTTTGACTGGGGTCCAAACCTTGGATGCACTAGGATGCCAGGTGGAGCGGCACCGAAACAGGTCCTCTGGAACAGAGAGGGACCGACAGTGGCGTTTTGGGGGTGGTGGCGGTGGGGAGTTTTGTAAAGCCTTTTCTGTAAAGGAAGAAACCTCCATTCTCTGGTGATGTTCTCCAGCGTTTGAAGGAAGCCATATGGAGTCAAGTCCACAGGATTCATCTAGAAAGTTGGCTTTGGATGATGGGTGTGTAGCTGAGCGGGTTTCTGAAAGGGCCAAAAGACAGACATGAGACAGATTGCCAACCAGACAGGTTGCAAATGCTGGACTTAAATGAATGAACTTGCCTTGTCTTGATCGACCAGCACTCCACGAGACAGTGGGACTGGAGCCCACTGCAGGTAATGActgaaagagaaacatgagaACATAATGAAACacagtattttaataaaagGGGACAAGATTTAGTTTTGTGTCCAACTCACCACATTCACATTGAATGAGAAAGCCTTTTGATAAGGCTCTTCCAGACTCTGCTTACGGAGCTGCTCTGTGATAAGTGTCACCATAGTTGTAGCTTTTATCCAGGGATAGACATGGATGATGCAGAGGTTTATTGAGGGCAGTGGAAATTTTATTAGTCAGAAACCTGGCGTGGTTTTGTGGTGTCCCCTCCACACCTCAACCAGCCAGACTGACCCGCTTGCTCACTATGCCACCGTCATCTTTATGCCACCTACAGAgacaaatgagacacacacattgcacatgAAGCATTTCAGGGAACAGAAGCCTAGAAATTTGACAGACAGATCCCCCACGACCTCAGATTCAAGTGTAAACTCTGCTAATGGGGACTTTCCAGCAGCATGGTGTAACTGCTGTTATGTGGAAAAGCCCACAGAGTGTCCACATATAGCAGAGCCACCTCATTCACACTTgaaaaggcagaggcagaagtTCATGTTCACAAAAGGTAGAGAGAACACATGATGTGAGGAGACGcagaacaaagaaacacttAAAATTCCATCAAGCCCATGGAACACGGGCACTTCTTACTGGGACTACAATCATAAACTGGggttatttaaaagtaaatgcaGAGTATTGCGCAAGTGAAAATCTTTGGGGCAATACCATGGCAATCAAAGTCAGTTGAgtccaataaaaacaaatgacaagaGTTGTGAGCTGGAAGAGAATggaagggggagggagaggcaaAAGGGGAAAGGAtgggggaagtgtgtgtgaaaaatgGGGATAGAGGTTGGAAGCATGCCATAGTATCTTTGCAAGAGGGACAAAAGAACAGTGAGCAGGTCTCAAGGGCTTAGGTTACCAAGGAAAAGCCAAAATGGTGTGATGTGCCCAGAGAGCAGGACCACCATAGAGCCTGCATGTGCATTTCATAAACACACGTTCCTTTAACATCTTAACATCTAACGCTTACTGAATCGACAGACATCTAATGATTAACCTGCTCCAGTCCATGTAAGGAATCCCTGGAATcaaactgaaagtaaaacacaaagtcaaacattaataaaaaaacaaatctgctgtattaaaatgtaacatGACCTTTTAGTCTTTGCAACTCTTTTACAAGTGCAGAGGAACAAAGCTCAAACCTGTATTCAATGCTGACAAAGTGGatatcaacacaaaaacagcatCAACTTCAAACCATGCGTCTCGGTGTGAATCTGGACGTCAGATGTGGCTTTCAGGGCCTTCCTCCTTGTGGCGAACACGGTGCTACACTGTTAGCCTAATTCCACATGCCACAAGACAAGCTACTTCACCGGGCCAGGGGCCACGGGCTGAACCTCATCCTGTGGCAGCGGTCCCTAGTGAAAGAGAGGCTCTCCCCTCCTCAGAGACGGACAAGAGCAGTGCTGTCAACCGTCAAATCAttgcaaacttaaaaaaaaagaaaagaaacactgcTCAACCAGAAACTTTACCACATTACTACAAACTCATGATCctcaaaacacaacagcacaaaacaatACCGATTAAGGCTCTTATGCTAGGCTAGTAAAGTGGTTCTGACTTAAGCCAAGGATATTTACAGTGCAAACCAACAGGCAAGTTTGTTACTCTCATCCCAAAGAAAAGCCCACGACGTCTGTGTTAGCAAATTAAAATCTATAGCATTACAACGTTAGCTGCGGGACAACTGTTTGTCATTGGCCATGCAAGCCTATTAATCACGAGGATAGATCTAGTAACTAAATCGGATAGCGACTTTGACTGGTGGACAGAGTACAGAGTAAGCTAGCTCAGCGACACGATGCAGCCTGCGGAGCACCGAGTTATTAGCCGGTTGTGTCAGCTAGCTGATAACAAGTGCCTTAACCAACTGTAGGAGCACTCGGTCTGTTTGCTAGCAGGGAATAGCTTGTCACTGTGGCCGGCTCTGGCCACCAATCGTT contains these protein-coding regions:
- the LOC117769205 gene encoding protein FAM53C-like isoform X2 — translated: MVTLITEQLRKQSLEEPYQKAFSFNVNVSLPAVGSSPTVSWSAGRSRQETRSATHPSSKANFLDESCGLDSIWLPSNAGEHHQRMEVSSFTEKALQNSPPPPPPKRHCRSLSVPEDLFRCRSTWHPSASKVWTPVKRGCPSGGASSSGSGASSLLLCGPSSSSSVHSSSSPTFFSLALSSDSPLPWSFPWDPCDTLKGACSASFATPSSCSSSPAPLISHLMLQRRFSLSPVHIQDTSVVLLPPEPSPASALTYGCSGMEHQALSPSPTSACSTPSSCRRDLHPALPRCHSQPCDMRKPRLKRRHDADVLPCPRPGLNFSKMTQAEQCSAFSPAEFLGRGSIGPLSESEEDEEEEEEEDKRKRTLIDGGQKIVFERDCTELDLNLIEEN
- the LOC117769205 gene encoding protein FAM53C-like isoform X1 — protein: MVTLITEQLRKQSLEEPYQKAFSFNVNVSLPAVGSSPTVSWSAGRSRQETRSATHPSSKANFLDESCGLDSIWLPSNAGEHHQRMEVSSFTEKALQNSPPPPPPKRHCRSLSVPEDLFRCRSTWHPSASKVWTPVKRGCPSGGASSSGSGASSLLLCGPSSSSSVHSSSSPTFFSLALSSDSPLPWSFPWDPCDTLKGACSASFATPSSCSSSPAPLISHLMLQRRFSLSPVHIQDTSVVLLPPEPSPASALTYGCSGMEHQALSPSPTSACSTPSSCRRDLHPALPRCHSQPCDMRKPRLKRRHDADVLPCPRPGLNFSKMTQIGNRESLACATDGCLIPVSSQAEQCSAFSPAEFLGRGSIGPLSESEEDEEEEEEEDKRKRTLIDGGQKIVFERDCTELDLNLIEEN
- the LOC117769205 gene encoding protein FAM53C-like isoform X3, whose protein sequence is MVTLITEQLRKQSLEEPYQKAFSFNVNVSLPAVGSSPTVSWSAGRSRQETRSATHPSSKANFLDESCGLDSIWLPSNAGEHHQRMEVSSFTEKALQNSPPPPPPKRHCRSLSVPEDLFRCRSTWHPSASKVWTPVKRGCPSGGASSSGSGASSLLLCGPSSSSSVHSSSSPTFFSLALSSDSPLPWSFPWDPCDTLKGACSASFATPSSCSSSPAPLISHLMLQRRFSLSPVHIQDTSVVLLPPEPSPASALTYGCSGMEHQALSPSPTSACSTPSSCRRDLHPALPRCHSQPCDMRKPRLKRRHDADVLPCPRPGLNFSKMTQVSKTVQWLSR